In Helianthus annuus cultivar XRQ/B chromosome 9, HanXRQr2.0-SUNRISE, whole genome shotgun sequence, the following are encoded in one genomic region:
- the LOC110879916 gene encoding uncharacterized protein LOC110879916 isoform X2 gives MIQTRPKGGVERDMVKSLFKVTETARPNSMIIKKAHRVIPAHIIAEAISNLHGVDLRWSGPITPAEMQYVEQYVVAKYPEYSNALVEGKDKPDLYELCVKEEPSQPSPEDKRKSPRGVFRETPGSNFHDVVRIQLEPSRLLDILTKKSSYIGSFISIPEIQARNKVLKHCGLPDDEYLVLFTSSYRDAMMLVGESYPFFRGNFYMTVMNEERDYIREFAGYKDSKVVSAPETWLDLRIKGSQLSQYFRRKSKHSPKGLFCYPAKVNGTHYSMHWVSEAHRNSWHVLLDATAMVMGEDRLNLALHRPDFVLCSPDDTTTRSSKITCLLVRRKSFETTS, from the exons ATGATTCAAACTAGACCAAAG GGTGGAGTGGAGCGCGATATGGTGAAATCCCTTTTCAAGGTAACGGAAACCGCAAGACCAAACAGTATGATCATTAAG AAAGCACATAGAGTCATACCTGCACATATCATAGCCGAAGCCATATCAAATCTTCATGGCGTAGACCTTAGATGGTCGGGACCCATTACACCTGCGGAAATGCAATATGTGGAACAGTACGTTGTCGCTAAGTATCCCGAATATTCAAATGCGCTCGTTGAAGGAAAAGACAAACCTGACCTTTATGAGCTTTGTGTGAAAGAAGAACCTTCACAGCCTTCTCCAGAAGACAAGCGGAAATCGCCACGAGGGGTATTTAGGGAAACGCCAGGAAGTAACTTTCACGATGTTGTAAGAATCCAACTTGAGCCATCAAGATTACTCGATATCCTCACTAAAAAGTCATCATATAttggaagttttatttcaataccCGAAATTCAAGCAAGAAACAAAGTTTTAAAGCATTGTGGATTACCCGACGATGAGTATCTTGTTTTATTCACATCGAGCTATAGGGACGCCATGATGTTGGTTGGTGAAAGCTACCCGTTTTTCAGGGGGAATTTCTACATGACGGTCATGAACGAAGAACGCGACTACATAAGAGAGTTTGCAGGCTACAAAGACTCGAAGGTAGTTTCAGCACCCGAGACGTGGTTAGATCTAAGGATCAAAGGTTCGCAACTGAGTCAGTATTTCAGAAGGAAAAGCAAGCATAGCCCGAAAGGCTTGTTTTGTTACCCCGCGAAAGTAAATGGGACCCACTACTCTATGCATTGGGTCTCGGAAGCACATAGAAACTCGTGGCATGTTTTGCTTGACGCAACGGCTATGGTTATGGGGGAAGATCGGCTTAACTTAGCACTCCATAGGCCGGATTTCGTGCTATGCAGTCCTGATGACACGACCACTCGTTCTTCAAAGATTACTTGCTTACTTGTTAGGAGGAAATCATTTGAAACGACATCATAA
- the LOC110876895 gene encoding uncharacterized protein LOC110876895, with translation MSSDSSSSSSDDILNDMIIEVTHETINYSREEAQSSTLRTRKPALERDWLGAHERLMQDYFCENPLYDDEHFRRVVFLYGRRYLRMLTVADVPLLYEANQRIHGFPGMLGSLNCTDWEWATCPTAWKGQHHRGDHDCPTLILQAVASQDLWIWHAYFGMASANNDIAVLQSSNLLDDVIDGVAPDTSFYANDVEYKYGYYLTYGLYSEWATFVKTLSCPDDEKIIRQGYLKKSKMRNVMYTCIILHNMILDDSGRAFCGESYDENNQPTNPLLTYAEKEVIRAKIRDRNTHHNFRVDMTVHLLFYREQGGDDEDDE, from the exons ATGTCATCCGATTCGTCAAGCTCTTCATCCGACGATATTCTTAACGATATGATTATCGAAGTTACGCATGAGACGATTAATTATTCGCGAGAAGAAGCCCAATCCTCTACATTGCGTACCAGAAAACCGGCTCTTGAACGAGATTGGTTAGGTGCTCATGAACGTTTAATGCAagattatttttgtgaaaatccgtTGTACGATGATGAACATTTTAGGC GTGTTGTCTTTCTGTACGGGAGGCGATATTTGAGGATGTTAACCGTTGCCGACGTTCCACTTTTATACGAGGCCAATCAGCGAATACACGGGTTTCCTGGGATGTTGGGCAGTCTTAATTGCACGGACTGGGAGTGGGCGACATGTCCAACCGCTTGGAAAGGGCAACACCATCGTGGTGACCACGATTGTCCTACCCTAATATTACAAGCGGTCGCGTCTCAAGACTTATGGATTTGGCATGCGTACTTTGGCATGGCCAGTGCGAACAATGACATCGCAGTTTTACAATCTTCGAATCTTTTAGACGATGTCATAGATGGTGTTGCACCAGATACTTCATTCTATGCAAACGACGTGGAGTATAAGTATGGTTACTATCTCACATACGGCCTTTATTCGGAGTGGGCGACGTTTGTGAAAACTTTGTCATGTCCAGATGACGagaaaataat CCGTCAAGGATATTTGAAAAAAAGTAAAATGAGAAACGTCATGTATACGTGCATCATCTTGCATAACATGATATTGGATGACTCGGGTAGAGCGTTTTGTGGAGAAAGTTATGATGAAAATAACCAACCGACGAACCCACTACTCACATACGCTGAAAAAGAAGTTATCCGAGCGAAGATACGTGATAGGAACACACACCATAACTTTCGAGTTGATATGACCGTGCACCTATTGTTTTATCGTGAACAAGGAGGAGACGACGAAGACGACGAGTGA
- the LOC110879916 gene encoding uncharacterized protein LOC110879916 isoform X1 codes for MGRNNEEPRMIQTRPKGGVERDMVKSLFKVTETARPNSMIIKKAHRVIPAHIIAEAISNLHGVDLRWSGPITPAEMQYVEQYVVAKYPEYSNALVEGKDKPDLYELCVKEEPSQPSPEDKRKSPRGVFRETPGSNFHDVVRIQLEPSRLLDILTKKSSYIGSFISIPEIQARNKVLKHCGLPDDEYLVLFTSSYRDAMMLVGESYPFFRGNFYMTVMNEERDYIREFAGYKDSKVVSAPETWLDLRIKGSQLSQYFRRKSKHSPKGLFCYPAKVNGTHYSMHWVSEAHRNSWHVLLDATAMVMGEDRLNLALHRPDFVLCSPDDTTTRSSKITCLLVRRKSFETTS; via the exons ATGGGGAGGAACAATGAAGAGCCAAGAATGATTCAAACTAGACCAAAG GGTGGAGTGGAGCGCGATATGGTGAAATCCCTTTTCAAGGTAACGGAAACCGCAAGACCAAACAGTATGATCATTAAG AAAGCACATAGAGTCATACCTGCACATATCATAGCCGAAGCCATATCAAATCTTCATGGCGTAGACCTTAGATGGTCGGGACCCATTACACCTGCGGAAATGCAATATGTGGAACAGTACGTTGTCGCTAAGTATCCCGAATATTCAAATGCGCTCGTTGAAGGAAAAGACAAACCTGACCTTTATGAGCTTTGTGTGAAAGAAGAACCTTCACAGCCTTCTCCAGAAGACAAGCGGAAATCGCCACGAGGGGTATTTAGGGAAACGCCAGGAAGTAACTTTCACGATGTTGTAAGAATCCAACTTGAGCCATCAAGATTACTCGATATCCTCACTAAAAAGTCATCATATAttggaagttttatttcaataccCGAAATTCAAGCAAGAAACAAAGTTTTAAAGCATTGTGGATTACCCGACGATGAGTATCTTGTTTTATTCACATCGAGCTATAGGGACGCCATGATGTTGGTTGGTGAAAGCTACCCGTTTTTCAGGGGGAATTTCTACATGACGGTCATGAACGAAGAACGCGACTACATAAGAGAGTTTGCAGGCTACAAAGACTCGAAGGTAGTTTCAGCACCCGAGACGTGGTTAGATCTAAGGATCAAAGGTTCGCAACTGAGTCAGTATTTCAGAAGGAAAAGCAAGCATAGCCCGAAAGGCTTGTTTTGTTACCCCGCGAAAGTAAATGGGACCCACTACTCTATGCATTGGGTCTCGGAAGCACATAGAAACTCGTGGCATGTTTTGCTTGACGCAACGGCTATGGTTATGGGGGAAGATCGGCTTAACTTAGCACTCCATAGGCCGGATTTCGTGCTATGCAGTCCTGATGACACGACCACTCGTTCTTCAAAGATTACTTGCTTACTTGTTAGGAGGAAATCATTTGAAACGACATCATAA
- the LOC110876893 gene encoding probable methyltransferase At1g27930 has protein sequence MSLTKRKLILVLIFILVSASLFRVLRITLTTSYFLNLEHVPNTKNTRADTYGNKILSEKELRFLSDIILQKSPCNLLVFGLEDQYLKLPAINEGGKTIFLEDKPEKLIDLTTNVNGSARVYRIRYKTSAKEAYKLLKHARTHSSCSLRPGVRTLTAKCKIALTGLPKEVFKTKWDVIVVDGPGGDGPESPGRMSAIYMAGVLARAGNGTNVVVHDVDRMIEKWFSWEFLSEKNLVSSKGKFWNFKIDQKKNLVSLKQM, from the coding sequence ATGAGCCTTACAAAGCGGAAATTGATCCTCGTTCTCATTTTCATCCTAGTCAGCGCCTCCCTCTTTCGCGTACTCCGAATCACCCTAACGACTTCTTATTTCCTCAATCTAGAACATGTTCCAAACACAAAAAACACTCGGGCCGACACATACGGTAACAAAATATTATCTGAAAAAGAACTTCGTTTTCTCTCGGATATTATTTTACAAAAATCACCTTGCAATCTTCTTGTTTTCGGGCTTGAAGATCAATATCTAAAACTACCAGCCATCAATGAAGGCGGTAAAACAATTTTTCTAGAGGACAAACCTGAAAAGCTAATTGATTTGACGACGAATGTTAATGGGTCGGCACGGGTTTACAGAATCCGGTACAAAACGTCTGCAAAGGAAGCATACAAGTTGCTCAAGCATGCGAGAACACACTCGAGTTGTTCTTTGCGGCCTGGAGTAAGAACGCTTACCGCCAAATGCAAGATTGCGTTAACCGGGCTTCCTAAAGAAGTGTTCAAGACTAAGTGGGATGTTATTGTTGTGGATGGGCCGGGTGGGGACGGGCCCGAGTCACCGGGAAGAATGAGTGCTATTTATATGGCTGGTGTTCTTGCGCGGGCCGGAAATGGGACCAATGTAGTTGTACATGATGTTGATCGGATGATTGAGAAATGGTTTTCTTGGGAGTTTTTGAGTGAGAAGAATTTGGTTTCTTCTAAAGGGAAGTTTTGGAATTTTAAGATAGATCAGAAAAAGAATTTGGTTTCTTTGAAGCAAATGTGA
- the LOC110879918 gene encoding acetolactate synthase 2, chloroplastic: MAAPPNPSISFKPPSPAAALPPRSAFLPRFALPITSTTQKRHRLHISNVLSDSKSTTTTTTTTQRPLPVQPFVSRYAPDQPRKGADVLVEALEREGVTDVFAYPGGASMEIHQALTRSSTIRNVLPRHEQGGVFAAEGYARASGLPGVCIATSGPGATNLVSGLADALLDSVPMVAITGQVPRRMIGTDAFQETPIVEVTRSITKHNYLVLDVEDIPRIVREAFYLASSGRPGPVLIDVPKDIQQQLVVPKWDEPMRLPGYLSRMPKPQYDGHLEQIVRLVGEAKRPVLYVGGGCLNSDDELRRFVELTGIPVASTLMGLGAYPASSDLSLHMLGMHGTVYANYAVDKSDLLLAFGVRFDDRVTGKLEAFASRAKIVHIDIDPAEIGKNKQPHVSICGDIKVALQGLNKILEEKNSVTNLDFSTWRKELDEQKMKFPLSFKTFGEAIPPQYAIQVLDELTGGNAIISTGVGQHQMWAAQFYKYNKPRQWLTSGGLGAMGFGLPAAIGAAVARPDAVVVDIDGDGSFMMNVQELATIRVENLPVKILLLNNQHLGMVVQWEDRFYKANRAHTYLGNPSKESEIFPNMVKFAEACDIPAARVTQKADLRAAIQKMLDTPGPYLLDVIVPHQEHVLPMIPAGGGFSDVITEGDGRTKY; encoded by the coding sequence ATGGCGGCTCCTCCCAACCCTTCCATCTCCTTCAAACCACCGTCACCCGCCGCCGCACTGCCACCACGCTCCGCCTTCCTCCCCCGTTTCGCATTACCCATCACTTCCACTACCCAAAAACGACACCGTCTTCACATCTCCAATGTTCTCTCCGACTCcaaatccaccaccaccaccaccaccaccactcaacGACCGTTACCGGTGCAGCCTTTTGTCTCCCGTTACGCGCCAGATCAACCGAGAAAAGGCGCAGACGTGTTGGTGGAAGCTCTGGAACGGGAAGGTGTCACCGACGTCTTCGCCTACCCCGGCGGCGCGTCAATGGAGATCCACCAAGCTCTCACGCGCTCAAGCACTATCCGCAATGTGCTCCCCCGTCACGAACAGGGCGGCGTGTTCGCCGCCGAAGGCTACGCGCGCGCCTCCGGTCTTCCCGGCGTGTGTATCGCCACTTCCGGTCCCGGAGCTACGAACCTAGTTAGTGGTCTTGCTGACGCGCTGTTAGACAGTGTCCCCATGGTGGCAATCACCGGTCAAGTTCCCCGGAGAATGATCGGAACCGATGCGTTTCAAGAAACCCCAATTGTTGAGGTAACACGTTCGATCACTAAACATAATTATCTTGTGTTGGATGTTGAGGATATTCCCAGAATTGTTCGTGAGGCTTTTTATCTTGCGAGTTCGGGTCGACCCGGCCCGGTTTTGATAGATGTACCGAAAGATATACAGCAACAGTTAGTGGTGCCGAAATGGGATGAACCGATGAGGTTACCGGGTTATTTGTCTAGAATGCCGAAGCCTCAATATGATGGGCATTTGGAACAGATTGTTAGGTTGGTGGGGGAAGCGAAGAGGCCGGTTTTGTATGTGGGTGGTGGGTGTTTGAATTCGGATGATGAGTTGAGGCGGTTTGTGGAGCTTACGGGGATTCCGGTTGCGAGTACTTTGATGGGGCTCGGAGCGTACCCTGCTTCGAGTGATTTGTCGCTTCATATGCTTGGGATGCATGGTACGGTTTATGCGAATTATGCGGTTGATAAGAGTGATTTGTTGCTTGCGTTTGGGGTGCGGTTTGATGATCGTGTGACGGGGAAGCTTGAGGCGTTTGCTAGTAGGGCGAAGATTGTTCATATTGATATTGATCCTGCTGAAATTGGGAAGAATAAGCAGCCTCATGTGTCGATTTGTGGTGATATTAAGGTCGCGTTACAGGGTTTGAACAAGATTTTGGAGGAAAAGAATTCGGTGACTAATCTTGATTTTTCGACCTGGAGAAAGGAATTGGATGAACAAAAAATGAAGTTCCCGTTGAGCTTTAAAACGTTTGGCGAAGCGATTCCTCCACAGTATGCTATTCAAGTTCTTGATGAGTTAACGGGCGGGAATGCAATTATTAGCACCGGTGTCGGGCAACATCAGATGTGGGCTGCTCAGTTTTACAAATACAACAAACCTAGACAATGGCTGACGTCGGGCGGGCTAGGGGCAATGGGTTTCGGCCTGCCCGCTGCTATCGGGGCGGCCGTTGCAAGACCTGATGCGGTAGTAGTTGACATCGACGGTGACGGAAGCTTTATGATGAATGTTCAAGAGTTAGCCACAATCCGTGTTGAAAATCTGCCGGTTAAGATTTTATTACTTAACAACCAGCATTTGGGTATGGTGGTTCAGTGGGAGGATCGGTTTTACAAGGCGAATCGGGCTCATACCTACTTAGGAAACCCGTCAAAAGAGTCGGAAATATTCCCTAACATGGTGAAGTTTGCTGAAGCCTGTGATATCCCGGCTGCTCGAGTGACCCAAAAGGCGGATCTACGAGCAGCTATTCAGAAGATGTTGGATACACCCGGGCCTTACTTGTTGGATGTGATTGTGCCGCATCAAGAACACGTGTTGCCCATGATCCCGGCTGGCGGAGGTTTCTCGGATGTGATCACCGAGGGTGATGGCAGAACGAAATATTGA